A single Agromyces sp. CF514 DNA region contains:
- a CDS encoding FAD-binding protein, whose protein sequence is MTERNPAEHDPAGLGVAGLGPAGRNWAGNLAYGAARLARPTSVDELAELVVAAGRGSACVRALGSRHSFNRIADTDGLLVETSGLPTHVEIDAEARTARVSAGLRYGEVAEALEREGWALANLASLPHISVAGAVATGTHGSGDAIGSLATQVAALELVTADGSLLRLRRGDPDFDGAVVALGALGIVTALELDIEPNYEVAQTVFERLPLEAVLADLDAVTGLATSTSLFTTWREPDVVDQLWLKQRTDAATSAPPRDVLAQMGVRPATAKRHPLPGVSAEHCTDQLGVPGAWFERLPHFKLGFTPSNGDELQSEFLVPRERAADAIAAVRGLADSIAPLLQVTEIRTVAADALWLSSSYGGGTVGIHFTWLPDQPAVEALLPTLQAALDPFDARPHWGKLFDVGFAAQRMPQRYARWDDFRSLAARLDPDRVFGNGLLERIGL, encoded by the coding sequence ATGACCGAGCGAAACCCCGCCGAACACGACCCTGCAGGCCTCGGGGTCGCGGGCCTCGGCCCTGCCGGTCGCAACTGGGCCGGCAACCTCGCGTACGGCGCCGCGCGCCTGGCGAGGCCGACCTCGGTCGACGAGCTCGCGGAGCTGGTCGTGGCGGCGGGGCGGGGGAGCGCGTGCGTGCGTGCGCTCGGCTCGCGGCACAGCTTCAACCGCATCGCCGACACCGACGGCCTGCTCGTCGAGACGTCGGGCCTGCCGACGCACGTCGAGATCGACGCCGAGGCGCGCACTGCGCGCGTCTCGGCGGGCCTGCGCTACGGCGAGGTCGCCGAGGCGCTGGAGCGCGAGGGCTGGGCGCTCGCCAACCTCGCGTCGCTGCCGCACATCTCCGTGGCCGGCGCGGTCGCCACGGGCACGCACGGTTCGGGCGACGCGATCGGCTCGCTCGCGACCCAGGTCGCCGCGCTCGAACTCGTCACGGCCGACGGCTCGCTGCTCCGGCTCCGCCGCGGCGACCCCGACTTCGACGGCGCCGTGGTCGCGCTGGGCGCCCTCGGCATCGTCACCGCGCTCGAACTCGACATCGAGCCCAACTACGAGGTCGCGCAGACGGTGTTCGAGCGCCTCCCGCTCGAGGCCGTGCTCGCCGATCTCGACGCCGTCACGGGGCTCGCGACCTCCACGAGCCTGTTCACGACCTGGCGAGAGCCCGATGTCGTCGACCAGCTCTGGCTCAAGCAGCGAACGGATGCCGCGACATCCGCACCTCCTCGCGACGTGCTCGCGCAGATGGGCGTCCGGCCCGCGACCGCGAAGCGCCACCCGCTGCCCGGCGTCTCGGCCGAGCACTGCACCGACCAGCTCGGCGTGCCCGGCGCGTGGTTCGAGCGGCTGCCGCACTTCAAGCTCGGCTTCACGCCGTCGAACGGCGACGAGCTGCAGTCGGAGTTCCTGGTGCCGCGCGAGCGGGCCGCCGATGCGATCGCCGCGGTGCGCGGTCTCGCGGACTCGATCGCGCCGCTCCTGCAGGTGACCGAGATCCGCACGGTCGCGGCCGATGCACTGTGGCTCTCGTCGTCATACGGGGGCGGCACGGTCGGCATCCACTTCACCTGGCTGCCCGACCAGCCCGCGGTCGAGGCGCTCCTGCCGACGCTGCAGGCGGCGCTCGACCCGTTCGACGCGCGACCGCACTGGGGCAAGCTGTTCGACGTCGGGTTCGCAGCGCAGCGGATGCCGCAGCGCTACGCCCGATGGGACGATTTCCGTTCGCTCGCGGCGCGGCTCGACCCGGACCGGGTGTTCGGCAACGGCCTGCTCGAGCGCATCGGGCTCTGA
- a CDS encoding MoaD/ThiS family protein has protein sequence MPLVTVRYFAAAAEASGVEEEQLELGDGATVGALRDTLLARYGAAMERVMRSGSFLVGGRVERDPAAVLGEQVDILPPFAGG, from the coding sequence ATGCCCCTCGTGACCGTTCGCTACTTCGCGGCAGCCGCCGAGGCGTCCGGCGTCGAGGAGGAGCAGCTCGAGCTCGGCGACGGCGCCACGGTCGGCGCGCTGCGCGACACGCTGCTCGCGCGCTACGGCGCGGCGATGGAACGCGTGATGCGCTCGGGCTCGTTCCTCGTGGGCGGGCGCGTCGAACGCGATCCCGCTGCCGTGCTCGGCGAGCAGGTCGACATCCTGCCGCCGTTCGCGGGCGGCTAG
- a CDS encoding ThiF family adenylyltransferase gives MSPAPLVEPGPPLSAGQVSRFSRQLMLPGFGELAQRRLAASRVLVVGAGGLGSALVPYLAGSGVGTIGIVDDDTVELSNLHRQVSHGVADLGREKVDSLADTVAAIDPECRVVRHRERLTSANALDVLAGYDLVVDGSDNFPTRYLVNDAAVIRGIPLVWGSILRYHGQVGVAWREHGPTYRDLFPVPPSPDEVLSCAQGGVLPSVCAWVGALMSTEVVKLVTGIGDPLLGRVTTIDALSGRSRELAYQAIADAAEITSLVDYEVFCGLAPAPATGAHGSTDAAPTALSGAAAPRGVTAADVLALVRGGEAVRLLDVREPAEAALRRIHGSELVPLGELAAGAELAPGTGTLVVYCEQDLRSRRAARLLRERGHDDVVFLVGGIDRFAGVAADLIER, from the coding sequence ATGAGTCCCGCACCGCTCGTCGAGCCCGGCCCGCCGCTGTCGGCCGGGCAGGTCTCGCGGTTCAGCCGGCAGCTCATGCTCCCGGGGTTCGGAGAGCTCGCCCAGCGTCGGCTCGCTGCGTCCAGGGTGCTCGTCGTGGGCGCCGGCGGGCTCGGCAGCGCGCTCGTGCCGTATCTCGCGGGCAGCGGCGTCGGCACGATCGGCATCGTCGACGACGACACCGTCGAGCTCTCGAACCTGCACCGCCAGGTGAGCCACGGCGTCGCCGACCTCGGTCGCGAGAAGGTCGACTCGCTCGCCGACACGGTCGCCGCGATCGACCCCGAATGCCGCGTCGTCCGCCATCGCGAACGCCTCACCTCGGCGAACGCGCTCGACGTGCTCGCCGGCTACGACCTCGTCGTCGACGGCAGCGACAACTTCCCGACCCGTTACCTCGTGAACGATGCTGCGGTGATCCGCGGCATCCCGCTCGTGTGGGGGTCGATCCTGCGCTACCACGGCCAGGTCGGCGTGGCCTGGCGCGAGCACGGGCCCACCTACCGCGACCTGTTCCCCGTGCCGCCCTCGCCCGACGAGGTGCTCTCGTGCGCGCAGGGCGGCGTGCTGCCGAGCGTGTGCGCGTGGGTCGGCGCGCTCATGTCGACCGAGGTCGTGAAGCTGGTCACCGGCATCGGCGACCCCCTGCTCGGCCGCGTCACGACGATCGACGCCCTCTCCGGCCGCTCGCGCGAGCTGGCCTACCAGGCCATCGCCGATGCCGCGGAGATCACGTCGCTCGTCGACTACGAGGTCTTCTGCGGGCTCGCGCCGGCTCCGGCGACCGGGGCGCACGGGTCGACGGATGCCGCGCCCACCGCGCTCTCCGGGGCCGCGGCCCCGCGCGGGGTCACCGCCGCCGACGTGCTCGCCCTGGTTCGCGGCGGCGAGGCCGTGCGGCTGCTCGACGTGCGGGAGCCCGCCGAGGCGGCGCTGCGCCGCATCCACGGCAGCGAGCTCGTGCCGCTCGGCGAGCTGGCGGCGGGCGCCGAACTCGCGCCCGGCACCGGCACGCTCGTCGTCTACTGCGAGCAGGACCTCCGTTCGCGGCGCGCCGCCAGGCTGCTCCGCGAGCGCGGACACGACGACGTGGTGTTCCTCGTGGGCGGCATCGACCGCTTCGCCGGGGTCGCCGCCGATCTCATCGAACGCTGA
- a CDS encoding FMN-binding negative transcriptional regulator — protein MRHTPRYLMTDPEEVKRLIRANAWATFVSPASTGLVASHYPAILDEDADGITIVSHFGRPDEVAHELGRHEILVIVQGPHDYVSPSWYAAGDVIPTWNHVTAHLYGTPELLDDDENYEMLAKLTDHFERHHPGGRSLADDEAGTRRVAKGTVGLRMRVDRFDARAKLSQNKAPDVAANVIAHLDERNPGLADEMRRAHPAEPTA, from the coding sequence ATGCGCCACACCCCCCGCTACCTCATGACCGATCCCGAAGAGGTCAAGCGGCTCATCCGGGCCAACGCCTGGGCGACGTTCGTGTCGCCCGCGAGCACGGGGCTCGTGGCCTCGCACTACCCGGCGATCCTCGACGAGGACGCCGACGGCATCACGATCGTCAGCCATTTCGGCCGACCCGACGAGGTCGCGCACGAGCTCGGGCGGCACGAGATCCTCGTCATCGTGCAGGGCCCGCACGACTACGTGTCGCCCAGCTGGTACGCCGCCGGCGACGTGATCCCGACGTGGAACCACGTCACGGCCCACCTGTACGGCACGCCCGAGCTGCTCGACGACGACGAGAACTACGAGATGCTCGCGAAGCTCACCGACCACTTCGAGCGCCACCACCCGGGCGGCCGCAGCCTCGCCGACGACGAGGCCGGCACGCGCCGGGTCGCGAAGGGCACCGTCGGCCTGCGCATGCGGGTCGACCGGTTCGACGCGCGCGCGAAGCTCAGCCAGAACAAGGCTCCGGATGTCGCGGCGAACGTCATCGCGCACCTCGACGAGCGCAACCCCGGCCTCGCCGACGAGATGCGACGCGCGCACCCCGCCGAGCCGACCGCCTGA
- the moaA gene encoding GTP 3',8-cyclase MoaA translates to MTSTAMRLPSTGRLSDARDRPLRDLRISVTDRCNFRCVYCMPKAVFGRDYAFLDRDELLSFEEITRIARVAAAHGVEKLRLTGGEPLLRRGLEELIAQLAELRTPDGRPLEIALTTNGSALAMKAASLKAAGLTRVTVSLDSLDDELFQAMNDVRFPVGRVLDGMQAAHDAGLGPVKVNMVVKRGLNDHEILPMAEYFRGTPFTLRFIEYMDVGTSNGWELGEVVPSAEIVERIGERMPLAAVGAMAPGETATRWRYLDGGGEIGVISSVTQAFCGSCNRARISTEGRLYTCLFASEGHDLRALLRGGIDDAGLADAMGAIWGARDDRYSEVRATLTPELRAARPKVEMSYIGG, encoded by the coding sequence ATGACCAGCACGGCGATGCGGCTGCCCTCGACGGGGCGGCTCTCCGACGCGCGCGACCGCCCGCTGCGCGACCTGCGCATCTCGGTCACCGACCGCTGCAACTTCCGCTGCGTGTACTGCATGCCCAAGGCGGTCTTCGGGCGCGACTACGCGTTCCTCGACCGCGACGAACTGCTGAGCTTCGAGGAGATCACGCGCATCGCGCGCGTCGCCGCGGCCCACGGGGTCGAGAAGCTGCGGCTCACGGGCGGCGAGCCGCTGCTGCGACGCGGACTCGAGGAGCTCATCGCCCAGCTCGCCGAACTCCGCACCCCCGACGGTCGGCCGCTCGAGATCGCCCTGACGACGAACGGCTCCGCGCTCGCCATGAAGGCCGCGTCGCTGAAGGCGGCCGGCCTCACGCGCGTCACGGTGTCGCTCGACTCGCTCGACGACGAGCTGTTCCAGGCGATGAACGACGTGCGGTTCCCGGTGGGCCGCGTGCTCGATGGCATGCAGGCCGCGCACGACGCCGGGCTCGGCCCCGTCAAGGTGAACATGGTCGTCAAGCGCGGCCTCAACGACCACGAGATCCTGCCCATGGCCGAGTACTTCCGCGGCACGCCGTTCACGCTGCGCTTCATCGAGTACATGGACGTCGGCACGTCGAACGGCTGGGAACTCGGCGAGGTCGTGCCGTCGGCCGAGATCGTCGAGCGCATCGGCGAGCGGATGCCGCTGGCGGCCGTCGGGGCCATGGCCCCCGGCGAGACGGCGACCCGTTGGCGCTACCTCGACGGCGGCGGTGAGATCGGCGTGATCTCGAGCGTCACGCAGGCGTTCTGCGGAAGCTGCAACCGCGCGCGCATCTCGACCGAGGGGCGCCTGTACACCTGCCTGTTCGCGTCGGAGGGGCACGACCTGCGCGCGCTGCTGCGCGGCGGCATCGACGACGCGGGCCTCGCCGACGCCATGGGCGCGATCTGGGGAGCGCGCGACGACCGGTACTCCGAGGTGCGCGCGACGCTCACGCCCGAGCTGCGGGCCGCGCGGCCGAAGGTCGAGATGAGCTACATCGGCGGCTGA
- a CDS encoding DNA polymerase domain-containing protein, whose translation MSPSKGEATTIDVDGHEVRISSPGKVVFPEPGITKLDLVHYYLAVAEGALRGAGGRPMVLKRFVKGIGAEAFFQKRVPENHPDFVDTATLHYARGTSAEEAVIRNPAALAWVVNLGCLDLNPHPVRAEDLDHPDELRVDLDPMPGVDWSQIVDVAMVAREVLEDHGLTGWPKTSGSRGLHINVRIEPRWDFREVRLAAETLAREVENRVPGMASARWWKEERGESVFVDFNQNAKDRTVASAYSVRPLPDARVSTPLDWSEVGGSHPERFTVPTVLERYAERGDAASGIDDPAAVGSLEGLLRLAEQLGPAEKPPRAGDGSGRRASTMPLIEIARAKTKPEALEALDRWNARHPDVVERLHPADVLVDGMRGSSSLWYRVRVNLQHVPEGERPEQGELEADYDPWAGKTWG comes from the coding sequence GTGAGTCCTTCGAAGGGCGAAGCCACGACGATCGATGTCGACGGGCACGAGGTGCGCATCTCGAGCCCGGGCAAGGTCGTGTTCCCCGAGCCTGGCATCACCAAGCTCGACCTCGTGCACTACTACCTCGCCGTCGCCGAGGGCGCGCTGCGGGGCGCCGGCGGGCGGCCGATGGTGCTCAAGCGGTTCGTGAAGGGCATCGGCGCCGAGGCGTTCTTCCAGAAGCGCGTGCCCGAGAACCACCCCGACTTCGTCGACACGGCGACGCTGCACTACGCCCGCGGCACCTCGGCCGAAGAGGCCGTGATCCGCAATCCCGCGGCGCTCGCCTGGGTCGTGAACCTCGGATGCCTCGACCTGAACCCGCACCCGGTTCGCGCCGAGGACCTCGATCACCCCGACGAGCTGCGCGTGGACCTCGACCCCATGCCGGGCGTCGACTGGTCGCAGATCGTCGACGTCGCCATGGTCGCCCGCGAGGTGCTCGAGGACCACGGGCTCACCGGCTGGCCGAAGACCTCAGGCTCGCGCGGCCTGCACATCAACGTGCGCATCGAGCCGCGCTGGGACTTCCGCGAGGTACGGCTGGCTGCCGAGACCCTGGCGCGCGAGGTCGAGAACCGGGTGCCAGGCATGGCCTCGGCGCGCTGGTGGAAGGAGGAGCGCGGCGAGAGCGTGTTCGTCGACTTCAACCAGAACGCGAAGGACCGCACGGTCGCGTCCGCCTACTCGGTGCGCCCGCTGCCCGACGCCAGGGTCTCGACCCCGCTCGACTGGAGCGAGGTCGGGGGCTCGCATCCCGAGCGGTTCACCGTGCCGACCGTGCTCGAGCGCTACGCCGAGCGGGGCGACGCGGCATCCGGCATCGACGATCCCGCCGCCGTGGGAAGCCTCGAGGGGCTGCTCCGGCTGGCCGAGCAGTTGGGCCCAGCCGAGAAGCCGCCGCGAGCCGGAGACGGGTCGGGGCGGCGCGCGTCGACCATGCCGCTCATCGAGATCGCGCGCGCGAAGACGAAGCCCGAGGCGCTCGAGGCCCTCGACCGGTGGAACGCGAGGCATCCCGACGTCGTCGAGCGCCTGCACCCGGCCGACGTGCTCGTCGACGGCATGCGCGGCTCGAGCTCGCTCTGGTACCGCGTGCGGGTCAACCTGCAACACGTGCCCGAGGGTGAACGCCCCGAGCAGGGCGAGCTCGAGGCCGACTACGACCCCTGGGCGGGCAAGACCTGGGGGTGA
- a CDS encoding AraC family transcriptional regulator — translation MQRGGPTGDEYWRTRAGAAVKGVLAGPADEPGIAPLAEAASTQAASPEAPVRLARLAPSPDLTGIVRHFWVPRWRLPEGVVIEQGILEYPSANLVVEPRTAALYGPERGRGVQRLEGAGWAVGALLQPGVAHLLMPRPMHALVGSSVPVEQLRVHDPDRLGAPVRAAAEAGDDAAAAAAFEAWLRGQRVELDDQAVLLQRIVELAETDRTIVRADELAAEAGLSLRGLERLVHARLGLTPKWLIGRYRMQEAAHRLAGAEAPPLADLAAELGFADQAHFSRQFRAVIGQTPRAYARAAASRADAASVIDPTGVG, via the coding sequence ATGCAGCGGGGCGGGCCCACGGGCGACGAGTACTGGCGCACGCGCGCGGGCGCGGCCGTGAAGGGCGTGCTCGCGGGGCCGGCCGACGAGCCCGGCATCGCGCCGCTCGCCGAGGCCGCGTCGACGCAGGCGGCCTCGCCCGAGGCTCCGGTGCGCCTGGCCAGACTCGCGCCGTCGCCCGACCTGACCGGCATCGTGCGGCACTTCTGGGTGCCGCGCTGGCGGCTGCCGGAGGGCGTCGTGATCGAGCAGGGCATCCTCGAGTACCCGTCGGCCAACCTCGTCGTCGAGCCGAGAACGGCCGCACTCTACGGCCCCGAGCGCGGACGAGGCGTGCAGCGTCTCGAGGGGGCGGGCTGGGCCGTCGGCGCGCTGCTGCAGCCCGGCGTCGCGCACCTGCTCATGCCGCGGCCGATGCACGCGCTCGTCGGCTCCTCGGTGCCGGTCGAGCAGCTGCGCGTGCACGACCCCGACCGCCTCGGCGCCCCGGTGCGGGCAGCGGCCGAAGCCGGCGACGATGCGGCCGCCGCCGCCGCCTTCGAGGCCTGGCTGCGCGGCCAACGCGTCGAGCTCGACGACCAGGCCGTGCTGCTGCAGCGCATCGTCGAGCTCGCCGAGACCGACCGCACGATCGTGCGCGCCGACGAGCTCGCGGCGGAGGCCGGGCTCAGCCTGCGCGGCCTCGAACGCCTCGTGCACGCCCGGCTCGGACTCACGCCGAAGTGGCTCATCGGGCGCTACCGCATGCAGGAGGCGGCGCATCGGCTCGCGGGGGCCGAGGCTCCCCCGCTCGCAGACCTCGCGGCCGAGCTCGGCTTCGCCGACCAGGCGCACTTCTCGCGGCAGTTCCGCGCCGTCATCGGCCAGACGCCCCGGGCCTACGCCCGCGCCGCGGCCTCGCGGGCCGACGCGGCATCCGTCATCGACCCGACCGGCGTCGGCTGA
- a CDS encoding SRPBCC domain-containing protein — MSDFDMTLYIAAEPQRVWDAITGEEGSRAVMWGSALRGELTPGSGYEYVGPGQDGDETVHVYGEVLAAEPGALLQLTEHPGPTYRENHAELTSRMTWRLEPAGDDLTKLTFTNDRWSDAHPAEAETAETWPLVLSSFKSWIETGRALPFPS; from the coding sequence ATGAGCGACTTCGACATGACCCTGTACATCGCGGCCGAGCCGCAGCGCGTGTGGGACGCGATCACGGGCGAGGAGGGCAGCCGTGCCGTCATGTGGGGCTCGGCGCTCCGCGGCGAGCTGACGCCGGGCAGCGGGTACGAGTACGTCGGCCCCGGGCAGGACGGCGACGAGACCGTGCACGTCTACGGCGAGGTGCTCGCGGCCGAGCCCGGGGCGCTGCTGCAACTCACCGAGCACCCCGGCCCGACGTACCGCGAGAACCATGCCGAGCTCACGAGTCGCATGACCTGGCGCCTCGAGCCCGCCGGCGACGACCTCACCAAGCTCACCTTCACGAACGACCGGTGGAGCGACGCGCACCCCGCCGAGGCCGAGACCGCCGAGACCTGGCCGCTCGTGCTCTCGAGCTTCAAGTCGTGGATCGAGACGGGCCGAGCCCTGCCGTTCCCGTCGTGA
- a CDS encoding helicase HerA-like domain-containing protein codes for MGDDAVEQAQRAAAEAAEAAAALQAQAQAAIAKAQEAAALAQAAAEAQQQAQQAQQATDAAVGVAPSEPAPGANAGAEPPATAEPAAAPSAAPAGPLDAAQVDAIRAGYEFEGAALEMGALVNGDALPDVQVRIPLAMTNRHGLVAGATGTGKTRTLQGLAEQLAANGVAVFAADIKGDLSGIATPGEGNEKLLKRTAGIGQAWEAASFPVEFFSLGGIGKGVPIRATVAGFGPLLLSKVLGLNDTQESSLGLVFHYAENQGLALLDLEDLRAVLQYLTSDEGKGELDGLGGLSKATVGVILRELVAFAESGADVFFGEPEIDTAEFLRVASDGRGIVSLLEVPGVADKPALYSTFLMWLLADLFNDLPEVGDLDKPKLVFFFDEAHLLFADASKDFLQQVVQTVRLIRSKGVGIFFVTQTPKDVPADVLAQLGSRVQHQLRAFTPDDAKALRATVSTYPKSGYALEEVLTTLGTGEAIVTVMNEKGAPSPVAWTRLRAPQALMSPTPDAAIDAAVAASPLQAKYGAAVDRESAHEILTAKMNAAAAAAQAAEDAAAKAKADAELAKQQAAVEKQRAKEEKAAQAEYDRMMKRTSGTTRSTSTRSTSGSRAKDASVLEQVLGSKATRDVLTSVVQGIFGTRRRR; via the coding sequence ATGGGGGACGACGCGGTCGAGCAGGCACAACGGGCGGCAGCTGAGGCGGCCGAGGCAGCGGCAGCGCTGCAGGCGCAGGCGCAGGCCGCGATCGCGAAGGCCCAAGAGGCGGCGGCACTCGCGCAGGCCGCGGCCGAGGCCCAACAGCAGGCGCAGCAGGCGCAGCAGGCGACGGATGCCGCAGTGGGCGTCGCACCCTCGGAGCCGGCACCCGGGGCGAACGCCGGAGCCGAGCCGCCCGCGACCGCCGAACCCGCGGCAGCGCCCTCCGCTGCTCCCGCGGGGCCGCTCGACGCCGCACAGGTCGATGCGATCCGCGCCGGTTACGAGTTCGAGGGCGCCGCGCTCGAGATGGGTGCGCTCGTGAACGGCGATGCCCTGCCCGACGTGCAGGTGCGCATCCCGCTCGCGATGACGAACCGGCACGGACTGGTCGCCGGTGCGACCGGCACGGGCAAGACCCGCACCCTGCAAGGACTCGCCGAGCAGCTCGCGGCCAACGGGGTCGCCGTGTTCGCGGCCGACATCAAGGGCGACCTCTCGGGCATCGCGACACCCGGCGAGGGCAACGAGAAGCTGCTGAAGCGCACGGCCGGCATCGGGCAGGCGTGGGAGGCGGCATCCTTCCCCGTGGAGTTCTTCTCCCTCGGCGGCATCGGCAAGGGCGTGCCGATCCGCGCGACCGTCGCGGGCTTCGGGCCGCTGCTGCTGAGCAAGGTGCTCGGCCTCAACGACACGCAGGAGTCGAGCCTCGGGCTCGTCTTCCACTACGCCGAGAACCAGGGCCTGGCCCTGCTCGACCTCGAGGACCTCCGCGCCGTGCTGCAGTACCTCACGAGCGACGAGGGCAAGGGTGAGCTCGACGGCCTCGGCGGACTCTCGAAGGCCACGGTCGGCGTGATCCTGCGCGAGCTCGTCGCGTTCGCGGAGTCGGGGGCCGACGTGTTCTTCGGCGAACCAGAGATCGACACCGCGGAGTTCCTGCGCGTGGCATCCGACGGACGCGGCATCGTGAGCCTGCTCGAGGTGCCGGGCGTGGCCGACAAGCCGGCGCTCTACTCGACGTTCCTCATGTGGCTGCTCGCCGACCTCTTCAACGACCTGCCCGAGGTCGGCGACCTCGACAAGCCCAAGCTCGTGTTCTTCTTCGACGAGGCGCACCTGCTCTTCGCCGACGCGTCGAAGGACTTCCTGCAGCAGGTCGTGCAGACCGTGCGGCTCATCCGCTCGAAGGGCGTCGGCATCTTCTTCGTGACGCAGACCCCGAAGGACGTTCCCGCCGACGTGCTCGCCCAGCTCGGCTCGCGGGTGCAGCACCAGCTGCGCGCGTTCACGCCCGACGACGCCAAGGCGCTGCGGGCGACCGTCTCGACGTACCCGAAGTCGGGCTACGCGCTCGAGGAGGTGCTGACGACGCTCGGCACGGGTGAGGCGATCGTCACGGTCATGAACGAGAAGGGCGCGCCATCGCCGGTCGCGTGGACCCGCCTGCGCGCCCCGCAGGCCCTCATGTCGCCGACTCCGGATGCCGCGATCGACGCCGCCGTCGCGGCCTCGCCCCTGCAGGCGAAGTACGGCGCGGCCGTCGACCGCGAGTCGGCGCACGAGATCCTCACCGCCAAGATGAACGCCGCCGCGGCGGCCGCGCAGGCCGCCGAAGACGCCGCCGCGAAGGCGAAGGCCGACGCCGAACTCGCCAAGCAGCAGGCCGCCGTCGAGAAGCAGCGTGCGAAGGAGGAGAAGGCCGCGCAGGCCGAGTACGACCGCATGATGAAGCGCACCTCCGGCACGACGCGATCCACCTCGACGCGCAGCACGAGCGGCTCCCGTGCCAAGGACGCGTCCGTGCTCGAGCAGGTGCTCGGCTCGAAGGCCACGCGCGACGTGCTCACGAGCGTCGTGCAGGGCATCTTCGGCACGCGGCGTCGCAGATGA
- a CDS encoding N-acetyltransferase: MHEETTDEAATATRHPFIRSYQATDRDDVARICTLTAAGGGDASGVYSDDLLMPEVFALPYVTYEPDLAFIVDDGAGRAVGYILGVADTAAFVDWWNREWTPGFVARHPEPGPATGREPKFTEQELLDSGRKPERMLIAELDAYPAHLHIDLLPELQGQGFGRGLIDTLRDALAERGVPGLHLSMDPGNVNARAFYDRLGFAELPSSKPNSPLLGIATAR; the protein is encoded by the coding sequence GTGCACGAAGAGACGACCGACGAAGCCGCCACGGCCACGCGGCATCCGTTCATCCGCTCGTACCAGGCCACGGATCGCGACGACGTCGCGCGCATCTGCACGCTCACCGCCGCGGGCGGCGGCGACGCGAGCGGCGTCTACTCCGACGACCTGCTCATGCCCGAGGTCTTCGCGCTGCCGTACGTCACCTACGAGCCCGACCTCGCGTTCATCGTCGACGACGGAGCGGGCCGGGCGGTCGGCTACATCCTCGGCGTCGCCGACACGGCCGCCTTCGTCGACTGGTGGAACCGCGAATGGACTCCCGGCTTCGTCGCTCGTCACCCCGAGCCCGGTCCGGCGACCGGTCGCGAGCCGAAGTTCACCGAGCAGGAGCTGCTCGACTCCGGCCGCAAGCCCGAGCGCATGCTCATCGCCGAGCTCGATGCATACCCGGCGCACCTGCACATCGACCTGCTGCCCGAGCTACAGGGCCAGGGCTTCGGCCGCGGGCTCATCGACACGCTGCGCGACGCGCTCGCCGAACGAGGCGTGCCCGGTCTGCACCTCAGCATGGACCCCGGCAACGTGAACGCTCGCGCGTTCTACGACCGACTCGGGTTCGCCGAGCTGCCCTCGAGCAAGCCGAACTCGCCGCTGCTCGGCATCGCGACCGCCCGCTAG
- a CDS encoding SDR family oxidoreductase — MSRVLVTGGSGFLGSNAVRALAAHPGVELVVSGDVRPPAASVPDGVVVETCDVTDAATVSAVVERHAIDTIVHLAAIVNPGGLSEDVERRVDVDGTRNVLEAAVAHGVARIVVSSSGAAYGYHADSPEWLTEDDAIRGNEEFSYSRHKRMVEELLAGYRESHPELGQVVLRIGTILGPSVSNQITALWEGRRILKIRGSESPFVFIWVDDVVGAIVQGATGTVTGAFNVAGDGKVTVTEIAEAFGTPTLELSPALLAGALRVGHALRLTVHDADRVGFLRYRPVLDNARLKAELGYTPAKTSREAFDAYLAARHPELAARA, encoded by the coding sequence ATGAGCCGCGTGCTGGTCACCGGCGGCAGCGGATTCCTCGGCTCGAACGCCGTGCGCGCCCTCGCCGCCCACCCCGGCGTCGAACTCGTCGTGTCCGGAGATGTGCGCCCGCCCGCGGCATCCGTTCCCGACGGCGTGGTCGTCGAGACGTGCGACGTGACCGATGCCGCGACGGTCTCGGCCGTCGTCGAGCGGCACGCGATCGACACGATCGTGCACCTGGCCGCGATCGTGAACCCCGGCGGGCTGAGCGAGGACGTCGAGCGGCGCGTCGACGTCGACGGCACCCGAAACGTGCTCGAGGCGGCCGTCGCCCACGGCGTGGCGCGCATCGTCGTGTCGTCGTCGGGCGCCGCGTACGGCTACCACGCCGACAGCCCCGAGTGGCTGACCGAAGACGATGCGATCCGCGGCAACGAGGAGTTCAGCTACTCGCGGCACAAGCGCATGGTCGAGGAACTGCTCGCCGGGTACCGCGAGTCGCACCCCGAGCTCGGCCAGGTCGTGCTGCGCATCGGCACGATCCTCGGCCCGTCGGTCTCGAACCAGATCACGGCGCTGTGGGAGGGGCGGCGCATCCTCAAGATCCGCGGCTCCGAGAGCCCGTTCGTGTTCATCTGGGTCGACGACGTGGTGGGTGCGATCGTGCAGGGCGCGACGGGCACCGTGACCGGGGCGTTCAACGTCGCCGGCGACGGCAAGGTCACCGTCACCGAGATCGCGGAGGCGTTCGGCACGCCCACGCTCGAGCTCTCGCCGGCGCTGCTCGCCGGCGCGCTGCGCGTCGGACACGCGCTCAGGCTCACGGTGCACGACGCCGATCGCGTCGGGTTCCTGCGCTACCGTCCCGTGCTCGACAACGCACGGCTCAAGGCCGAGCTCGGCTACACGCCCGCGAAGACGAGCCGCGAGGCGTTCGACGCGTACCTCGCGGCGCGGCATCCCGAGCTCGCCGCCCGCGCCTAG